The genomic segment GCGCGGGGTCGATGTGCGCGGGGTCGGCTTGCGGGTGGCGCGGCCTCGCGGGGTGTGGGCCACCCCAGCCGCGCGCCCACGTTGGGTACGGGTCATTGCGCCTCCACGATGATGCTGGCACCGATGCCCGACAATTATCCGGGCACTGAAATAGTCAGGGGTAGTATACCACTCAGGGCGCTATCATTGCACGCATTTCATGGCTATGGTAAGATGAATGCCGGTCCGCGGTGGACAGCCGCGTAAATGCTCTCCCTGAAGCAATAAGGAGCGACGTGTGGGATCGAATGAGCAGCCGGATGGAGCCTCCGAACGTGCACTCACCCTTCGTCTAACCCCAGAAAATGTCATCCTGGCTGCTGCGGTACTGTTTCTACTTGCTGCGGTCATCCTAGCCATTTTCTTCTCGCTCGAATCGCCAAATGCCACCGGGCCAACTGGTACGCCGATCGCGATCAACCCAACGGCGCAGGGCACATCTAGCGCCATCGGCACCGCGCCCACCAGCGCGGCCTACCCTGGGCCGGGCAGCCTGTTCCCGACCGTGTCGGGCCAGCCCTACCCTGGCCCCGGCGAGCCGGGCGGCCCCACCGCAGTCGGCATCCCGGGCGAGACCACGCTGCCGGGCGGCTTCGCCACGCCCACGCCGATCGTTGGGTCGCTGCCGACCTTCGACCCCAGCCGCCCCACCGACACAGGCAACGGGGGCAGCAACCCGTACCCTGGCCCTGGCGGGCAGCAGCCCACACCGGTGATCGTCACCCCCGCTCCTGTCTACACGCCTATCCCGCAGCCGACGCCCGACACGAGCTTCCCGACGCCCGATATCAGCTTCCCAACGCCCGATACCAGCATCCCGCCCACACCACCGCCGCCCAGGCCCACGGCCACCGCCGTGCCGCCCACCGCGGTGCCGATCGACGTGGTGCGCGGCTCGATGCACTGGACCGCCAACCAAAGCCCGATCACGCTGCCGCGCGACCTGCAGGTGGCGGCAGGCTCCACCCTGGTGATCGAGCCGGGCGTCGAGGTGCGCGTGGCCCCAGGGGCGGCGATCTATGTGGATGGCAAGCTCTACGCCGCAGGCACCGAGGGCAACCCCGTGCGCTTCACCAGCGCGGGCGCGGGCCGCTGGGATGCGATCTACGGCAATTCCAACAGCGACATCGGGCTGGAGTACGCCAATGTGAGCCGGGGCGGCAACGGCGGCACGCTGATCGCCAGCAAGGGCGGCAACCTGAGCATCATGAACTCGCGGATCAGCGACAACGGTGGGCATATCAGCGCCATCGATAGCCGCGTCGACATCCGCAACAGCGAGATCAGCGGCAACGACATGCCCTACGGCGGCGCGATCAACGCCAGCTACGGCATCGGCGGCGGCATCACGCTGCAGGGCAATCGCATCGGCGGCAACCGCCTGGCCCCAGGCGCTCCGCCGGTGGAGATCCGCAACGAGAACCCCTACACCACGCTGAACATGAACGTGCAGGGCAACCTGCTGGTCGGCGAGCAGGGGCCAGACATGGTGGTGTACACCGACGGCGGGCTGCTGGGCAGCCTGAGCTGCAACGCCATGCTGAATGGCACCGACGGCCTGATGGTCAAGTCGTCGATGGTGCAGGTCGCGCCGCAGATCCAGCTCGATATCTCGAACAACGCTATCGAGGACCAGACCCCGCCGATCATCCCGACCTACCTGAAGTACGGCATCGGGCGCGGGGCCACCAGCGATCTGTATATCGACATGAAGAACAACTGGTGGCGCAGCGACCTTGGCCCCTACCACCCCGATCTGCACGCCGACGGGCGCGGCAACTCGGTCGGCGCAAACATCACCTTCGAGCCATGGCTCACCGCGCGCCCCGGCTGCGCGCCCACGCGGTAGCCCAACCGTGCGGCGCGGGGGCTTTCCCGCGCCGCACATCCTACCTCACACCCATGACACTCCACGCCACGATTGCGTCGACCATCCGCCAGGCCATCGAGCGGCACATCTTCCCGGGGGCGGTCGTCCTGCTCGCCCGCGACGGCCATGTCGCCCACCACGCGGCCTACGGCACCACCTGCTACGGCGACCCCGGCAGCCGCCCGATCGCGCCCGACGATATCTTCGACATCGCCTCGCTCACCAAGATGTTCACCGCCACCGCCGCGCTGCGCCTGATCGAGGCGGGCGCGCTGGCGCTCGACGCGCCGCTGGCCGATGTGCTGCCGGGCTACCCCCAGCTCGCAATCACGATCTGGCACCTGCTTACCCACACATCCGGCATCGACATCCGCCTCTCGGCGCTGCGCGAGCTGCCGCCCGAGCAGATCCGCCAGGCTATCTACCGCACCCAGCCCCAGCGCGCCCCTGGCGAGGCGGTGGCCTACTCGAATGTCAACACGCTGCTGCTGGGCGATCTGGTGGCACACCTGACAAGCCAACCGCTCGATCATGCCATCGCCCGGCTGGTGCTGCAGCCGCTGGGCCTGCGCGAGACTATGTTCCGCCCGCCCGCTGCGCTGCGACCGCGCATCGTGCCCACCGAGGTGGATGCCGACTGGCGCGGCGGCCTGGTGCACGGCCACGTCCACGACGAGAGCGCCTACGCCCTGGGCGGGGTCGCGGGCCACGCTGGCCTGTTCAGCACCGCCCGCGATCTCCTGGGCTTCTGCCAGGCCTGGCTGCTGGCCGCCGAGGGCCAGCCCGGCGGCATCCTGGGCAGCACCATCGCCCAGCAGGCCACCACCAGCCAGACCCCGCAGCACGCGCTGGCCTGCGGCCTGGGCTGGATGATGGATAGGCCGAACTTCATGGGCGCAGCCCTGCACGGCAGCTTCGGGCACACCGGCTTCACCGGCACCGCCATGGTGGTGGTGCCGCAGCAGCGCGCCGTGGTGATCATGCTCACCAACCGCGTGTACCCCCGGCGCACCCCGGCGCAGCACCACGAGGTCTGCGCCGCCCTCGTCGATCTCGCCCTCGGCAGCTAGCCACAGAGCGCAGACCAACGCGGGAGAGATACGCGAGCCTAGAGCCACAGACCCGAAACATCCCCTTCAGCTGCCTCCCGCTCAATCGGCTGCGCTAGATCCCGCCTGATAAAATGTATCATCTTCGACGTTTTTCATCAGAGACAGCTCATTCTGCGCGCTATTGCCTATCAATGACTTCTTCCTAGATCGCAGGTATGATAGTGC from the Chloroflexia bacterium SDU3-3 genome contains:
- a CDS encoding beta-lactamase family protein, translating into MTLHATIASTIRQAIERHIFPGAVVLLARDGHVAHHAAYGTTCYGDPGSRPIAPDDIFDIASLTKMFTATAALRLIEAGALALDAPLADVLPGYPQLAITIWHLLTHTSGIDIRLSALRELPPEQIRQAIYRTQPQRAPGEAVAYSNVNTLLLGDLVAHLTSQPLDHAIARLVLQPLGLRETMFRPPAALRPRIVPTEVDADWRGGLVHGHVHDESAYALGGVAGHAGLFSTARDLLGFCQAWLLAAEGQPGGILGSTIAQQATTSQTPQHALACGLGWMMDRPNFMGAALHGSFGHTGFTGTAMVVVPQQRAVVIMLTNRVYPRRTPAQHHEVCAALVDLALGS